The Gossypium arboreum isolate Shixiya-1 chromosome 6, ASM2569848v2, whole genome shotgun sequence DNA window GAATCAAGGCCTGTCATTAGTCCATAACACAACTATGAGATTTAAAGTAAAAAGCACTACATATATACAATCATCAACCCATAAATGGCATCCATCGATTACAGATTGTTTTACAACCAATCTTCAGAAAGCAGGGCATCATGAAACTGATGTACATGAAACAAGTGCAACCACTATAAGCATCTATTACTATCATGACATTGCTCATATGTTAAAAAGTTAGTGCAGTACACACGTCAGTAGAATTACTCGACATAAGGGTTaagaaatttataaataaaatagtttGTGATATTTTTATATCCACAACCAAACATTTCAAAATTAGACCTTTTTTTGTTCCCCAGATATCCTAAGTTTAATGTACTCTTCATTTCAGTTTGGAAACAGCCCTCGTTATAAAATCTGATGCTTGTTACTTTTTAccaataacatcaaacataataaaaatagctaaggaatatttatttaaaaactaccATCAGGAATAAAAAGTCTGTCTTTACTTAAATCCAACACAAAATCATTACAGTCATTACTTGTTCCCCAAAAAATACGAACCAGGTAGAAACAAAAATAATAGCAACTGAAACATTtgagtttaaacatcaaaatgcataTTTAGTATGAAAAAATTTCCCAATCCTAATATGGGAATTTTTAACACCTGAAGAAAAATTTAGAATGAAAATACCAGTCTAATCATGTATATGACTTTAACCAAGAACAGCACAATTCTTATGGCATTGCCATGGCATTGTGAATGATTGTTGCTACCAACTGTCCACAGTTAGCTCATATCTTCAAAAATGATCTTCTGTGTCCTAGCGGACACTGGAAAATAATCATTAACCTCAAGTTGAGATTACCTCATAGATGCAAAGTGTTGTCTAATCAAGCCAACAGGAAAATAGGCAATCATACCTCATATCTGAAGACTTCCTCTTCTGCTTCTTTTGATGCTAAGAGCTTAGCAAGATGTTTTAAATCAATTTGCTTCTTTGAAAGATGTTTCAACTTTCCATTTGAATAATGCTGCGACTTTTTCTTAAGCATTGGCCCTGATCTAATGTGATAATTCCGGCATGCACTGTTACTTCGGATGCGAGATATCATAGCATTCTTTTGTGAAAAAGCCTGCTGAGCATCTTGAGAATACAAGTTTATGTCTTTAGCTGATTCAATTTTCAGTGTATTCACATCTACCCCTTCCATGGGAACTGTATCAATAGTAGACTCCAACTGGTGCTTAGATTTCAGACTAACATCCATTGTTATGGACTGTTCACTTTTAGTATTAACATCATTCTCAGAATTCAAATTTACAGCTTTCAGGTGCTTTGTGGCAGGCTCATCTTCTGCAGAATCATACAACGGAATTTTTTCAACTGAATACCTGCCAAGCAAGCATACTTAGGTTAACATGATAATAAAATATATCCTATGGGAATGCATATTACACATCCTTAAGTAAAATGGTGTGAAAAAAGAATAGAAATAGGGCGGCACTAGCACCATCCAGGAAGTGATAAAATAGACATTGAGAAGATCACAAAGTATGGAAATAAAAGCTTTCACAGACAGGCCagaggtttttttctttttttcttttttggttaaAACAGGCCAGAGGTTTAAGTCTTTAAGATGGAGTACTTCTGTCAAAAAATTTAATCAGAAGTCCATACAGGCCAGAAGGGTTGAGTATTCCATCAATTCAACCAGCTGGACCGAGGTTCAATCTCTATAGAAAACAGCTATACTTTATGCATAACTGTTGACACAAGTATACATAGAATATTGTTATGCATAATCGTTTATACAATTTCTGGCATACAAATATGGCAGATTCCATTCCTTTAAAATGTAAAGAGAAAATGTTGAGAGATTAAAGTGCCTACAAATGCATTCTAAACATATAGATAAAACAGAAAAAAGACTGTTAACtagatgaaaatttcaagatgaaCAAAAATTAGATCATAAAAGAAAGGAATATTTATTACCGTTCATCATCATCTTCCCATAAATAGGTATCCTCCTGTTTAACAGATTTTgcagaaaaattattaaattacatGAATAAAAGAGAAGCAATACAATGATAGTTGCACAGACACACAACGAAAGGGGGAGTGTTATAGCAAATAAAACCAAGAAGAAGAAACAGTATACTGAGGAAGTGATAACTGGAAGCCAACAAAACCATAAATATAGTATCAGACTAGCAGAAGATATATCCATGCGTAAGGAGATACGGGACACAGTGGCTATCAAATGACAAATACCATATGGCATGAGCTATATAAATGTAAAAGTTCTTTTTTGTATTCTCCATGTCCATTTTACATTCGAGGGTCATGGTTGCCCCTCTCAACAATGCCGTCTCAAAAGGTTCGAACCTGTATTCTCCGTTGGGAGTGCAATGTGCCTTACCACTGCACCTAACATCTTACTTTAAATGACAATTTTTTTGAACAGAACATACAAACTAAACCATAATTTCATGTCTTCATTAAATCTCAAATAAATTCAAATCTCAAGCAGCTTAAATGTTTACCAGAAAGCCACGAGACTTTGCTCCAAGAAATCCTGAACAGTTGAGTGCACCACAGAGGCAGCGAACTTTTGCACCACCATACCATTCAAAGTTATAATCATATGCAAGTTCAGTTCCAATTGGAATATCTTCTTTTGCAAATATTCCAACTCGTATTTCTCCCAAAACAGTCCACTTCCTAGTCTCACAGTTCGGTTGGCTACAAACTTAAACAACATAATTCAGCCAGTGTAAATTTGGCAAACAAACCACCAAAAGATATTAGACCTAAGGAGACTAAAAGCTGAGAACTTAAAGCAGAAGGGGCTCACCATGAGTGGTTGATGAATCTAGCAAGGTTTCCCTTTTTGGTGGCATCAATGGATTCAGAGCCATTCAGAGAAATAATAAATGCATCCTTAAGACCTGCATCAAGTGAAGATGAAGGTTACTAGTCTTTTCTTTTTTTGGCCAGAAAAAGTAACAATTCTATCAAAATTCTAGTTCACCTTGATTTTCATAAGCTTGAGATCTTCGCTTTGCTTCTTTCCAAGATATTACTTCTCCACAGTACTCAACAATAAATTGTCCAGCCTGCTCAATGTGAAAGCAGATCAGCATAAGCAAAGCAAGGATTGAAACAGAGAATGATTGAACAAAATAATTGATGCCAGATCCTGAGATTGATCCCAAAGATTAATGCCGAGTATTGGTTGCCAAATGTTACCTTTATATATTCAGCAGCAAGCAGACCCCAACCACGACCCTCTGTTTTAAACAACGTAACTCTAGCATATTGGCATTTCTGAAATTTCTTTCAGAAAGGAATATAAATATAGTGCATTAACCGAAATGTGTTAGTCTCATACCAGAAGAAACTGTTTGTCTCTTATAATCAGTATCTTCAAGCAAAgcaaataaataatgaaacaggtcttcaaagaaaataaataatgaaacaggTCTTCCCTAATATTTAATGGAAACTCAAATGTTTCTAGAACATTCTAGGAATAATTAGTTCTACACTCAACAGCATAAAAACTCTTGTTCTGTATTTACCCGTTAGTGAAGTTTCAagacataattagtccatcataAGCAAGCAAAAGAACTTAAATGTACCGCATTTCTATTCATTGATAGATATACCAAGCTAGGGTGAGCAATCGGCGAAGTTGGTGGGTTCAATAAGTTTGGTTGGATAAGTTGGttaactgattttttttttttacaaaaggtTTTTTCATCTTCCTTGTTCTTTTAAAGTTATTGGATTTATAATAAATTTGGATTGGATTGGGTTGGTTTTGTAAATTGGATCTGGTTTAACttcattatatattatatatttatgatatcataaatatatttaaaataaataatatatattaagtcGGTcagtttggttgtgaaattcaacAATTGATAACCGACTGACTAAACCATTTTAACCAAAGCCTTAACCAACTTAATCAATAAACCAGCTTTGATGGGTCAGTTATGTTGATTATAACTGATTCCTGCTAGCCCCTAGACCAAGCTGAAGAGAAAGTTAGTATAAAATATAGGTTCTACTTCAAAAAAAAGTACCCTTTTTCTATAAACAGCACATGGAACCTGGAAGcaatgaaatagaattgaaatgacTTGAAGGAAAGTTGAAATTTCAAGTAAAGATAATTAGAAAAATTGCAATTAGCTTCTTATGAAATGTCAAGCACAATTGAACCAAATAAACTAGATACAGTAAGTAATTAGTTCCCGTTAGAGTCAAATATTCAGCTCTACACAAATTATACCGAAAGCTAGTAACATTCAACAAAAGGAACATAAAGACCAGGAAGAAAAAAACAATTATCATGTGTAAAATGAACACACTTATATTACAGATTCACAGAGACATGTCAAAGCAATGGGATTAATCAACAGACCTACCATACATAAATCCACATAGGAAAACGCACATACAACAAGCACAAGCACATAACCTCGTAGAACCATACCCCCAGTCCACCTTGAAGCACACTCATGCCAAACAGTCTTTACCTGATTCTTGCAGTAAACACCGCAAGGACAATAACCGGGTGTACATTCTGTGCTtgttagtacattcaagcacctcTCTCCACATGTACTATCAGGATCACTAAAGTCAAATTTGCACTCGCATATAGCAATATCTTCCTCTTTTTGCTTTTTATGTCTGCAAAAGAATGCAATTTTGGATAGCAATTAGGTTATCCTTGCGTAAATTAAAGCAAAGCAGTACCCAAAAAAAAGGCTCCAGAATGCATAAAATTGCTGCATTCCAAATAATTGAAACTGAAAACACCAAAGCAGCTACGAGCAACATGAGGTTAGTTTAAAAAGATTATGATCAAAAAAATATCTTACTTTCGATATGAGAATTCGTTTTGAAAAATGTGTTCATATTGAGGAAGGTCTTCATTCTCAGGATCCTTTAACAAAACAATATAATGCTGTaataaaaattctataaaaccaGCACCTCTAGGAAAATAATCATAACCATAATCATAATAATACCATTGGAGAGCTTCGTTACCCGGACTCGGCAATTTGGGGTGCAGTACCTGTGTCAACACGGATTCCGACACGGGATACGGGTCAGATCCGGCAAAAACCAGCGGACGGCGGTGGGTGAGAACTGAGATAAGAAGAGAAGAAAACTGATTAGCGGACTATTTGAACAAAAAATTAGGGAGTGGATAAACTACTCAGTCGGTCGCCCAATTTTAGTGCGTTCACATTTTGGTCACTTAAAAAgaaatctttacaatttagtcactcAATGTTTAGaccaattttattttaatcacccAAACATAAAGCTGGCAAAACAAGCCTGAGACCAAAAGTCCGCCCATGTCGATCCAAGCCCATAACAATCTGAACCTGAGAAAGTTGAGTTTGTAACAGATCTAAGCTCGAGAAAAGCCTGAACTTAAGATAAATTTAACCTAAagcttaaaaaaatttaaattttataactgAACAGCCATAATATGCATTAATTAATATACATTTacgatatttttaaaataaaattaaataaataataatttttattttatgaaaatgtaTTCATAACTATtgcatatttatattaaattttgattaatgggaaaattaattaataataaattttatgttaaattatgaagtgaaacaaattttaaaaacaataatttaatataaaatattttaatactataattatatatttataataaatatataaaagtaataattattaaaatctataaaatttaattttaatgataatataaaaatataatgacagaatatattaaataataatacaatAACTTGTGTTATACTTATCAC harbors:
- the LOC108486530 gene encoding histone-lysine N-methyltransferase ASHH1 isoform X2; this encodes MDPENEDLPQYEHIFQNEFSYRKHKKQKEEDIAICECKFDFSDPDSTCGERCLNVLTSTECTPGYCPCGVYCKNQKCQYARVTLFKTEGRGWGLLAAEYIKAGQFIVEYCGEVISWKEAKRRSQAYENQGLKDAFIISLNGSESIDATKKGNLARFINHSCQPNCETRKWTVLGEIRVGIFAKEDIPIGTELAYDYNFEWYGGAKVRCLCGALNCSGFLGAKSRGFLEDTYLWEDDDERYSVEKIPLYDSAEDEPATKHLKAVNLNSENDVNTKSEQSITMDVSLKSKHQLESTIDTVPMEGVDVNTLKIESAKDINLYSQDAQQAFSQKNAMISRIRSNSACRNYHIRSGPMLKKKSQHYSNGKLKHLSKKQIDLKHLAKLLASKEAEEEVFRYEEMKNEAASQLASLYNEIRPAIEEHERDNQDSVSTSVAEKWIEASCSKLKIEFDFHSSILRNIVCTPQKACEQVKPCEPEGHGGNNDNEVKLEF
- the LOC108486530 gene encoding histone-lysine N-methyltransferase ASHH1 isoform X1, whose product is MDPENEDLPQYEHIFQNEFSYRKHKKQKEEDIAICECKFDFSDPDSTCGERCLNVLTSTECTPGYCPCGVYCKNQKFQKCQYARVTLFKTEGRGWGLLAAEYIKAGQFIVEYCGEVISWKEAKRRSQAYENQGLKDAFIISLNGSESIDATKKGNLARFINHSCQPNCETRKWTVLGEIRVGIFAKEDIPIGTELAYDYNFEWYGGAKVRCLCGALNCSGFLGAKSRGFLEDTYLWEDDDERYSVEKIPLYDSAEDEPATKHLKAVNLNSENDVNTKSEQSITMDVSLKSKHQLESTIDTVPMEGVDVNTLKIESAKDINLYSQDAQQAFSQKNAMISRIRSNSACRNYHIRSGPMLKKKSQHYSNGKLKHLSKKQIDLKHLAKLLASKEAEEEVFRYEEMKNEAASQLASLYNEIRPAIEEHERDNQDSVSTSVAEKWIEASCSKLKIEFDFHSSILRNIVCTPQKACEQVKPCEPEGHGGNNDNEVKLEF